The genome window GAATGAAGGAAGCGAGGTGAAAAACCTCCACGATCCCGTCACTGTGAGCAGGGACAAACCTGAATCATGCCACTGGAAGCAAGAAGCTGACCGGGAAGGCTCAGGGGAGAATGAACTGCAAGTCAGGATACTTCTTATGAACCGGTTTCCGGGGCTTTAACAGCCTCGCCGTATGCCGCATTTCGCACTTCGTGGATTAAGTCGAATGTATTAAACACTTTAACTTAATACTGAACCGGGTCATCCGGTTCCACAAAGGAGAAACAAGATGGCTGATCTCGAACAGATTTCCGAAATGATGCAGAAAGGTAAAGCTAAAGAGGTAAAAGAATTATGTCAGGAAGCCTTGGATGCAGGCATTTCGGCTCAAACGATTCTGGATGACGCTCTGCTGGCTGCCATGAATATCGTCGGAATAAAATTCAAAAACAATCAGGTATTCGTTCCCGAAGTTCTCATTGCCGCCCGTGCTATGAATGCTGGACTGGAAATACTGAAATCAGAACTCGAAGCCGGCGAGTCTGAAGTAAAAGGGAAAGTTGTCCTGGGTACAGTAAAAGGAGACCTTCATGACATCGGCAAAAACCTTGTTAAAATCATGTTGGAAGGGAAGGGACTGGAGGTCATTGACCTGGGCACTGACGTATCACCCGAACAATACGTAGAAGCAGCCAAGACTAACAATGCCAATATCATTGCCGTATCTGCCCTACTGACAACAACAATGACCCAGATGGAAAACGTTGTGAAAGCGGCTGAAGATGCCGGAATCAGGGATAAGATCACCATCATGATCGGAGGAGCTCCCGTAACCCAGTCCTTCTGTGATTCCATCGGAGCCGACATCTATACTCCCGATGCATCCACTGCAGCTGATAAAGCTATGGAAGTTTGCTTAAAATAAGATCTAACTCTTCAGTTGGCTTTAAACAACTATTGAATTACAATAAAACTCCGGTACTACCGGAGTTTTTTTATACCCGAGAGATCCTGGGGGAGTCTTTGAAAGAAACTAAAATCCGGAATTGAACTGGTTAAGGAGATGAATATGAAAATAAGCAAAAAAATCTTTGGAACTCTTCCCGATGGAAGTAAGGCTGATCTCTATACACTGGAAGGAAATAACGGATTTGTTGTACAGTTTACAAGCTTCGGCGGCATCATCACCTCCATTCAATATCCGAATAGAAAAGGCAAAGTTGAAGAGCTGACCCTCGGTTTTGATACCTTGGAAGAATACACCAAAACCCGTTATTATTTTGGTGCTTCCATTGGACGTTTTGGCAACCGTATTGCCAATGGACGTTTTACCCTGGAAGGAAGAGAGTACACATTGCCTCAAAATAATGGAACAAACTGTCTCCATGGAGGGTTAGATCATGCCTTTGACAGAAAAAACTGGCTCACGACTCCCTTTGAGAACAAAGACTCCGTTGGTGTCATTCTCAATTCATTCAGCCCGGACGGAGAGGAAGGGTTTCCGGGAAACTTGAGTACCACCATGACCTACACACTGACCTATAAAGGGGAGCTGATACTGGACTACAAGGCTGTGACAGACAAGGCGACCCCGGTTAACCTGACAAATCATACCTACTTCAACCTATCCGGGATAGCAACAGGTACAATTCTGGACCATAGACTGCAGTTGGATTGCCCTTTTTATCTACCAGTGGATGAGAATCTGATCCCCACCGGTGAGATTCTATCTGTTAAGAATACAGAAATGGATTTTACAACAGAAGAGGCCATTGGGACCCGCATTGATCAGGTGGCTGGCGGCGGCTACGACCACTGCTATGTCCTGCCTTCCGGCCGTGAAGTGAGGAAGTATGGAACAGTCTATGACCCGCACTCAGGCAGAATCATGAATGTGTTTACAGATCAGCCGGGAGTTCAACTCTATACGGGAAATTCTCTTGATAATGTGAAAGGACGGGGATCTCAGGTTTATAAAAAGAATGGAGGGTTCTGCCTGGAAACACAAATGTTTCCAGACTGCGTGAATCAGACCCATTTCCCCGACTGTATCTTAAGGCCAGGAGAAGTGTACTCTCATACCAGCGCCTATCAATTTTCAGTGAAAAAAGTGTGACCTATAATGAGTCCGGCTATTCTTCGAGTTCAGCCGGTTCGTCTCCTGGAAGCATGATGGTAAAGATGCATCCCTCCCCTTCTCGGCTTTGAACCGTCACCCGGCCTCCATGAATCTGGGAGATATGCTTCACAATGGATAATCCTAGTCCTGTTCCGCCCATTTCACGACTCCTAGCCTTATCGACTCTGTAAAACCTCTCGAATATCCGTTCAAGGTCTTTTTCTGGAATACCAAATCCCTGATCTTTGACTTCTATACAGATATGTGACTCTTTATAATAGCCCCTGACTCTGACTGTCTTATCGGGAAGACTGTATTTCACGGCATTTTCAATGAGATTTGTCACAGCCTGTTCCAATAAAACAGGATGAGCAGACAGCTGACAGCCGGGGGCACACTCCACTTCAATGACAGTATTCTTATCACCTGCTTTTTGCTGACAAAGAGAAACAGCACTGGAAAGAAGGTCACCCAGGGAGAAGGACTCTTTATGGAAACGGCGGCGACCATCCTCGATCCTAGAGAGGGTCAAAAGGTCATCGATGAGGGCACTCAGATTACGGGTCTGACGAAACATGATTTCGACAAACTCCTTAGCCTTTTCAGGGTACTCCAAAGCTCCCGAACGCAGGGTCTCGGCATAGCCCATGATGGACGTTACCGGGGTTTTTAGCTCATGAGAGACATTGGCTACAAAATCTTTGCGCATGATCTCCAGTTTCTTGATATTTGTAATATCATTCATCACAAGCAGTACAGTAGGGGGAGTATCCTCATCCCTGAAAAGAGCATCGGCATTGATCTGCAGGTACACATCTTTGTCCTGATAATGAATGATGGCCTCCTGAGGCTCTCCTGTTTTCAGTGTCTTTTCGGCTAATTCACAGGTTTCAACAGATTTCATGACCTGAAGGATACCTTTCCCCAAGTAGGACAAACCATCTCCCGGTTCTAACATAGCCAAGGCAGCAGGGTTCATCTCCTTGACCTCCAGCCTGTGATTCAGCAACACAACCGGCTCCCTCATGCTGTTGAGCATCCCCAACAATTCATTTTTCTGATAAGTGATTGTATTGATTTTATCCTGAAGCTGACGCCCCATGGCATTGATAGACCTGGTGAGTGATATGGCTTCACGGGAGCCAGACACATCCAGCTCCACACCAAAATTTCCCTGGGCGAACTCTCCTGCTACATCCTTTACAGAGCTCATGGTAGCACTAAGGCGCCGGGCAATGAGGACAGTCAAAATTCCACCTAGAATGAGGACAACTATAAAAATAAAAAGGATCTGCTCATATATCCTGTCCAGGTCATCCTGAATATGATCTATAGACTGGGAAAGCCTGATCACAATGTCATTTCTATCGTCATAGACAGCGGTATACAGCATCATCATGGAGACAGTACTGCTGTAGCGTGTAGAACTTCCCCAGCCATCTCTGAAGGCCATTTGGATTTCCGGTCTGAAAAAATGGTTATCCATGCTGTCCTTGTCTTCTGATGTATCTGAGAGAACAGATCCCTCTCTATTGATGATGGTCATCCGGGCATCCGTTCCATCAATAAGAGTTTCACTGTACTTTTGAGCTGCCTGTTCTGTAAGAAAGCCTGATGGGGGAATCAGATTCACGGCCATACGGTTCATGGCCATTTGATGTTGCAGGGTTTCCCTGTTCATACCTTTTTTAACGACTCCGATCGTTACGGCAAAATACAGGACGACGGTTATGAGGAGTAAAATGAAGATGGTATAAAATAGCTGTTGAAAAAATGATTTTCTGTACACAATGCTCCCTTCGATGAGTGGATACTCTTCGGGTTCCTTCTGGAACAGGATAGTAGCCCTCTCCCGGTCAGTCAATGAAGACAAACTTTAATAATCTCATCATACATGTTCCCAGGGGGTGTATCATGTTAGATTATTGTTAGGTTTCTGTTAAATCAATTTTTTATTGTCATTTTAAATACCTGGTTTATCCTTTTTGAAACTGTTTATAGGATGATAAGAAAAAGAGTGAAAATGCGTTGACAAATTTTTGGCTCTTGGGTATTATTCCAACACCAATTACGCGGTAGTGGTGGAATTGGTAGACACGCCAGCTTGAGGGGCTGGTGCTGGCAACGGCGTGGAGGTTCAAGTCCTCTCTACCGCATTAGAAAAACCCTGAGTGCATTTATGTGCTCAGGTTTTTTTTATGTCCAAAAAGAAGAAGACTTGAACTGGACCTTTAGGCCCAATCAGATAATGAATAAAGCAGTCAGTGACGAGACTATGGAGAGACAGAAGAAATGGAAGGACTTATCCCCACTAACCTGAGAGAATGACTTCATCTTTAGAGACTAAGAAGCAACTGATTTCAGCATAAAAAAATCAAAAGTTGTGACAACTATGTTGAAACATTCCGCAGTCCAGGTAGATTACCGGATAAACCGCATCTAACGGCCGGTTCTGCCAGGCAACAACATCTTCCATCACACCATCAGTAATTTTTGAAATCAGAGTATGTGAGACTTCAACATCGTACATTTCCTTGAACGTGTCAGCGATATCTCTTGTTGTCATGCCCTTGGCATAGAGAGTGAGAATATTGCTATCCAAATCAATTTCTGAAGTATCTGTTTTTAAAGTTTTCTGGGTATAACCATTCCGAGAGTTCTCTGAAGGTCGCTGACCATTCTTTTTCTCTCCAAGATGTTCCTCCATCTCAATCTCAAGAATGCGTTCCATGGCAACCTTGGCCAACATTTTGGTCATATCTGAGATATCCTGCGGTGTCTTCAGGTTCTTGGCTAGTTTATCAGCCAACTCGTTAAAATCATCTGTGTCGTACAATATAAAAGCTCCTATATTCTTATATCAAAGATTAAGAGCTTTACACAAATTTATTTACAGGCTCGTGATCAAGAGCTTCTTGGCGGATTAAACTGTTAAATCTTTCCACATATGCATTCATGTATGGAGCATAGGAACAGATATCAACTCCCGGAATTCCAACCCAGCCATAGTCGATTGAAGTAAACTGTGTAGCATTGTCATGGATTATTGCTACCTACTGATCTGAAAAATCCTCATAGAAGAGCGCAAACCTCTATTTTAAAAACTCCCGACAAGGGGTATCGGTCAGATCATACCTGATTATCCCTCTTGATTAGAGTTCAAGAATCTCCTTCAGCTTCCATTGGACTGAATCTTACACTGCTTCCGAAAAGGTCTGAATTATAATGAAGCAGTGAAGTTATGAAATTGAACATATTTGAATATCAGCAGTCTTTTATTTAAAAGGATTTCTACATTAGTTGATAAAGCCATAGCACAGGGTTGAAGATCTACTTTCTCTGTATAAGGTCTATTTTCATACCTAGAAAAAAGATTATTTTAACTAATTCTACCGAATTGATGCATTTCTCTTCATTAGTATACTTTTAGATACTACTATCTATAATAACACCTACTTGACTTTATCAAATGTATACCTATTATTGACAGCATAAAAGAGTAAAATATTTTAGGAGTAGTAAGATGAAAACATATGGATATATGAGAGCCCACGATATTCAGAATTTTTCGATAGAAGAAATGAATATAAAGACAGCAGAGCCAGGCTCACTGGATGTTATTGTGCGGGTGAAGGCAATATCCTTTAATCCCGTAGATACCAAGATTAGAGAAGTGAGAAGCAGTGAAGATGAACAACCGCAAATCCTGGGTTGGGATGCCTCTGGTATTATTGAAGAACTGGGTTCTGAAGTTACGAGTTTCTCTAAGGGAGATGAGGTATTTTATGCGGGAGACCTCACCCGTCCAGGCAGCTATTCCGAATTACAGGCAGTAGATTATCGTTTAATAGCCAAAAAGCCTGTATCCATAAGTCACAATGAAGCAGCAGCCCTCCCCTTAACTTCAATAACTGCATGGGAAGCTCTCTTTGAAAGGGGTTTTGAATATACAGCAGAGACAAAGGTTCTTATTATCGGTGGTGCTGGTGGAGTTGGATCAATGGCGACTCAACTTCTTAAAGCACTAACCCCTGCGACTGTCATTGTTACCGCCTCACGTGAGGAAACACAGGATTGGTGCGGCAGCATGGGAGCTGATTATGTAATAGGCCGCGATATAGAGAAAGACCTGATCGAGAAAGGTATAGATCAGGTGGATATTGTGTTTAGCACCACTCATACTGACCAATATCTTGATGTCATACAGAGTATTCTTCGACCCTTTGGAAGTCTTGTACTCATTGACGATCCTGAGAAACTGGATATTGTTTCATTTAAAGTAAAGGCACTATCTGTACATTGGGAATTAATGTTTACAAAATCCATGTTTGGTTATCACCCGGAACAGCAGGGACAGTTCTTTGCAAAGCTCGCGACCCTGGTGGATCAGGGAAAAGTAAAATCAACTATAAATATGACACTTCCTAATTCAATTGACAGTATCCGTAAAGCTCATAAATTACTCGAGAGTGGAAAATCAATAGGCAAAATTGTAATGGAACGTTCATAAAATGAAATACACCGGTCCCCTTTTCAGACCTCCACTCGAGGCAAATACAGTACTACTTCAGGTGTCTGTTGCTTGCGCCCGTGACAAAGAGAGAATGATCAGGGCAATTGATGATTCAATTAAACAAACAGATAATGAGTTCTTAAACAGCGTTGATGCACGGAACTCACTATAAATAAACAAGATAAGGAATATAAAAATGGATGCAGTTACATTACTGAGAGAAAGAAGAAGTATAAGAGCTTTTAAAGATGAAGTAATAGATAGAGAGATCATGAAAAAGATTATTGACAATGCAATTTATTATCCCAGTTGGGCGAACACTCAGACAGCAAGATATACCTTAATTGATGACAAAGAAATTGTTAAAAAACTGGCTGAAGAAGGAATGTTCGGACCAAATATAAAGACTGTGGGTAAGGCACCTGCAGCATTAGTTATCAGCTATGTGAATGGATTTACGGGAAAGGCTCCCGGTGGAAATGAATTTGTAACGAAAAAAGGAGCATCCTGGGATATGTTTGATGCAGGAATTGCCAGTCAAAACTTTTGTCTTGCAGCATATGAAAAAGGTGTTGGTACTGTTATCATGGGCCTTTTTGATGAAGATAAAGTATCAGAGATTATTGATCTACCAGAAAATGAAACAGTGGCAGCCGTTATCCCCTATGGATATGAAACTAAACACCCCAAGGCAGCACCACGAAAAGCAATTGATGAAGTAGTAAGATATATTTAAGGAATTAGCGCTTATGGATATTACAGATTACCTGAGAATTGTTGCAGATGAAATACATTCTGTTGTTGTCGCAACAGTTGATGAGAAAGATTTACCCTCTACAAGGGTTATCGATATTATGCTCTATGATGAAAATGGCTTGTATTTTTTAACTGCTAAAGGAAAAGTCTTTTACAAACAGCTTATGGAAAAAAGCTATCTATCTTTAAGCGCTATGACTTCCGGTCCGGATACTATGTCACGAAAAGCAATTTCAATATCTGGAAACATCAGAAACATTGGATCTGATAGGTTGGAAGAAATTTTCAAAAAAAATGCCTATATGAATGAGATCTATCCAAGTAAAGCAAGCCGAGAGGCTCTTGAGGTTTTCTGCCTTTATCGTGGACAGGGAGAATACTTTGATCTCAGCACAAAGCCTATCACCCGGGACAGTTTTGTTCTGGGTGGCGCTCCACTGCAGAAAGGGGGATTTTTGATCACAGAAAAATGTAGCAGCTGTGGAATCTGTATTGAAAAATGTCCTCAGGATTGCATTGATCAAGGAAGTCCCTATAAAATAAATCAGGAACACTGCCTTCACTGTGGAAACTGTTTTGATGTTTGCCCTGTAAATGCCGTTATCAAGGCAGAAAGGATTTAAAATGGAAGTTGAAAAAAAGAAAGTATCCGCGGGTTGTCCTGTTGAAGCAGCTCTCAATGTAATCGGTGGTAAATGGAAAGGGATTGCCTTATACCATCTACTGGTAGACGGAACACTACGCTTTAATGAATTGAAACGAAGAGTTGGCAATGTTACACAAAGAATGCTTACAAAACAGCTAAGGGAACTTGAAGAAGATGGAATTATCAACCGACATGTGTATGCCGAAGTCCCACCGAAAGTAGAATACAGCCTCACAGAGAAAGGTGAAACTCTTCGTCCCATTCTGATTGGCCTAAGAGAATGGGGAATGGCAAATGCTTTTCCAGAGTTTTTAGAGAAAAATAGTACTGCCAGCAATGATAAATAGCTGAGGATTATCTAAGAACCGCTTTCCATAAAAATATTCTGCTATAGTATAATCTTTTAGAATATTTTAAGAACAGCAGGTGTAACTATTGACATTACACCAAAGAACCATTATCTTAGGTGTAACATATCTAGTTACATCTAAGAAGAGAGGATAAAATGAGACTAAGAGAATATGCAGATGCAATATCTTTATATACTTCTGTATCCAGACCGGAAATAATATCCCGGAAAGATGAGTTAATCTCCACTCTTAACAAAGCAATCAATTTTCTCAGTAATGAACAAAAATCATATTCTAAGATTCCGTTGGATCTGGAGGAAAAGAAGAAGAACCTCAGGGGTCTATTAAATCAGAGAATGCCCGGAATAATCCCCAATGATATAAGCTTAATCCTTGACAGAATTCTCTGGACTGAAAGGGTTGAAAAAGGAATTGTAGAACTCAAAGAAACAGAGGCTGTATGGAGAGGAGATATTACACAACTACAGGTAGATGCCATTGTGAATGCAGCAAACAGTGATATGCTCGGATGTTTTCATCCTCTTCATGCCTGCATTGATAATGCCATACATTCTGCTGCCGGACCTCAATTAAGAGAAGACTGTCATAAAATAATGAAGCTCCAGGGCATCAGGGAGCAAACAGGATGTGCAAAAATAACAAAAGCTCATAACCTGCCCTCAAAATATGTGGTTCATACAGTAGGTCCCATTGTAGAATCTACACTAAGTGAAAAACACAGATCCCTACTGGCATCCTCATATAAATCCTGTCTTGATCTTGCATCCAACCTGGAAGACATAAGGAGTATAGCCTTCTGCTGTATCTCTACAGGAGTCTTTGGCTATCCCAAAGAAGAGGCCGCAATTACAGCAATTAAAGCAGTGAGAGAATGGAAAAAAGAAAATCCTGACAGATTTGACCGGATCATTTTCAATGTATTTACGGAGAAAGATTATGACATCTATAAAAGACATATTTAGACTGATAAACGAAACTAAAAATATACTGATTGGTGCCGGCTCAGGTCTCTCGGCAGCAGGTGGAATGCTGTATACAGACAAACCCTTCTTTGATAAACACTTCCCCGGGTATTCTGAAAGATATGGTCTGGGCTATACCTACGAAGCTGCCTTCCATAACTTCCCAACACTGGTAGAACAATACACATATTGGGCCAGACATATCAAAGAAATGAGAATTGATTTTCCTGTGGGCGCTGTATATACAAGGCTTTTGGAATTGCTTAAAGATAAGAACCATTTTGTAATTTCGACAAATGTTGATGGTCAGTTTGAAAAAGCTGGATTCGATAAGGAGAAACTATTTACGCCGCAAGGGGATTACTCCTTTTTCCAATGTTCTCGGCATTGCTGTGATCAATTGTATTCAAATAAGGAATGGTGTGATCAAATGCTGGATGGTATAAAAGATACCGACTTTGCCGGTCATAAAGACCATATCCCCTTTTGTCCTAATTGCGGAGAACTGCTGGCAGTCAATATCCGGAAAGATTCATTTTTTGTTGAGAAACCCTGGATGGCAAAACAGGAGGACTATGCCTCTTTTATTGATTCTACTAAAGGAGAAGAATTAGTACTCCTTGAACTTGGTGTGGGCTTTAATACGCCAACAATTATCAGATTACCCTTTGAAAAATTGGCTGCTGACAGAAAAAATATAAGTTTAATACGGGTTAATCAGGATAATACACAGTTATTTCTTAAAGAAGCTGAAATGAACTATCTAAGCGTGCAACAGCCAATTGAAAAATTCTTAATGGAATTATGAGGAACTGAATCAGTATGTGTCTATTTTTTGCAAACAGATGTAACTATCATAGTTACACATAGAATATTAACGTCAAACACGTATAGGAGAGTTTTATGAAAAAAAGTTTTATAGCCATGGTCATTTTGGAAGTATTGGGAATATTTATTTTTAGTGGATGTACCAGCATATCTGCAGAGAAGAAACTTACAAACAGTGATAAAGCATTACAGGTATTAAATAGTCTGGAAAGTGGAGATCCTGCTGCATTTGAAATTTGGGTCAGTGAAGATTCCTATACCCAGCATAATCTTACATTTCCTGATGGGAGACAAACTGTTCTGGATGCCTTGCCCTCACTTAAAAAAGCCGGAACAACTGTGGAAATCAAAAGGGTAATCACGGATGGAGACTTTGTTGCCCTTCATTCAGCGTACAATCTTTTTGGAGAGAAAGCAGGATTTGATATTTTCCGTTTTGAGAATGGTGTAATCGTTGAACACTGGGATAATCTGAGCTCTATAACGGCAGCCAACCCCAGCGGTCATACTCAGTTAGACGGTTCAATAGTGATCAAAGACAGAGAGCTGACAGATCAAAATAGAAGCCTTGTAAAAAACTTTGTTAATGATGTACTGATAGGTAAGAATCCCGGGAACATAACAAAGTATTTTGATGGTGATAAGTACATACAGCACAACTCAGGAATAGCAGATGGTCTGAGTGGATTAGGAACAGCTCTGGCATTTATGGCTGAAGCAGGAGTGACAATGACTTATGATGAGACTCATATGGTTATTGCAGAGGGTAACTTTGTGCTGACAGTAAGTGAAGGTTCATTTGCTGCTGAACACACTTCATTTTATGATTTATTCAGAGTTGAAAATGGGTTTATTGCGGAACATTGGGACATAATAGAAACTATTATTCCTGAATCAGAAAGAGCGAATACTAACGGAAAGTTCTAAAAAGTAATATTGGGATCTGAGATCACTATTTTGTCAGATCCCTTATACTTACACTGAAAGGAGTATGAAATGAGTCAGAATCTTAAATTAAACAAACAGAATGCCATAGCTTTTTATAAAATGTCCTATATGGGACAACCGTCTCAAGCAATTGAAAAATATGTTGGGGCAGAATATATACAACACAATCCGGCTGTAAAAAATGGGAAAAGTGGATTTATCAGCTACTTTGAACAGATGTTAAAAGAATATCCAGATAAAAAAATTGAGTTTGTAAGAGCCCTTGCAGAAGGTGACCAGGTAGCCCTTCACACTCACCAGACCTGGCCGGGAAATGATGAATATGTAACTATGGATTTTTTCCGATTTGATGATCATGGAAAAATTGTTGAACATTGGGACTCTATTCAGCAGATACCTGATAAGACAGAATGTGGTAACACAATGTACTAAAGGAGAATTACCTGACTAGCGAAGCAGTTGTCAGGTTTCTTCTTTTTGTTTAAATTACGAGGTAACAATGCAGATAGGTACAAAATTTTCAGTTTCAATTCATATTCTACTCAGTGTTGAAGTCTTTAAAAATGATTACAAAGTAACCAGTGATTTTATAGCCTCAAGTGTGAATACAAATCCAGTGGTAATAAGAAAGCTTATGAGCCTTCTGAGAAATGCCGGACTTATAGAAATTACCCAGGGAACCGGTGGCATAGAACTGACAAGAGCTCCCGATCAAATTTCCTTAAAAGACATTTACAAGGCAGTAGAACCACAAACGGAACTATTCAAGATTCATAAGGACACAGCTCCAGGCTGCCCTGTTGGTGGAAACATAGAACACCTACTGACCCCCTACTTCGCAAAACTACAAAGTTCTTTTAACGAGAATCTAAACACTGTCACCCTGGCAGATATGATGACATCCCTGGCCAATTTACATAAAAGATAGACATTTGCTGCAAGCAACTGAGTCGCAATTTATTATAGAATGAGCCGAACTTATGAGTTTGAATGACCAGAACAATTTGTTACTGATCACAGAATACCGCCCATCATAATCGATGGCAAATCTATTCTTTATAGATTTTCTGATAACACTGTTCACAGATTCTATCGCATTTGTCGTATAGATGATCCTGCTAATCAAGACTGTAGTCATTTTCACAAAACATGAATGTACCCATAGCCATATCCCTTTCACCATCTTCTACAACTTCTTAAGTTCCAGCATCTACCATAGAATAGATTGCCCTCTCAGTTGTTTGAAAAGTAATGACTACGTTACGGCCTTCAACATGAAAGAACCAATTATTGAATGGTGGGTTCTACTTTGAGCACTATCAAAAATTTCAAAAGCAGGTTTTAATTCTTCGTCTACAGGTTTCATTTCTTTAGTGATACCATCAGATTCAAGGACTTGATATCTTTCAATTAATTTGAAATTCCTGTCATATAGAAAATGGCTACCTACAACCATAGCTACAATACAAATTTTTCCACTATCAAGTCTTCAGATAAACCTGCTATTATGAGCATATATAGAAGCAATACAATTAATGTTTTCTTCATATTTTCCTCACTCTCTACATCCGGTATAATCAACTAAAACTTTGAATGATTGCCTCGTCTGTGGTCTATAACAATACTTTTCAACATTCACTCATTTTCAGGTCAGATGATTTTTACTTAATACTAAATTCGTGAAAAA of Oceanispirochaeta crateris contains these proteins:
- a CDS encoding nuclear transport factor 2 family protein; the encoded protein is MSQNLKLNKQNAIAFYKMSYMGQPSQAIEKYVGAEYIQHNPAVKNGKSGFISYFEQMLKEYPDKKIEFVRALAEGDQVALHTHQTWPGNDEYVTMDFFRFDDHGKIVEHWDSIQQIPDKTECGNTMY
- a CDS encoding Rrf2 family transcriptional regulator, producing the protein MQIGTKFSVSIHILLSVEVFKNDYKVTSDFIASSVNTNPVVIRKLMSLLRNAGLIEITQGTGGIELTRAPDQISLKDIYKAVEPQTELFKIHKDTAPGCPVGGNIEHLLTPYFAKLQSSFNENLNTVTLADMMTSLANLHKR
- a CDS encoding nuclear transport factor 2 family protein encodes the protein MKKSFIAMVILEVLGIFIFSGCTSISAEKKLTNSDKALQVLNSLESGDPAAFEIWVSEDSYTQHNLTFPDGRQTVLDALPSLKKAGTTVEIKRVITDGDFVALHSAYNLFGEKAGFDIFRFENGVIVEHWDNLSSITAANPSGHTQLDGSIVIKDRELTDQNRSLVKNFVNDVLIGKNPGNITKYFDGDKYIQHNSGIADGLSGLGTALAFMAEAGVTMTYDETHMVIAEGNFVLTVSEGSFAAEHTSFYDLFRVENGFIAEHWDIIETIIPESERANTNGKF